A region of Paenibacillus sp. JNUCC-31 DNA encodes the following proteins:
- a CDS encoding tyrosine-type recombinase/integrase, whose protein sequence is MFCPHVYRRASIPTACTDVLLDEGSLRVNHGKGRKSRLVPIERIAAGELKHYLLERGNLEHNALWVNLDNQPFLPGGIRTMIARYCQTAKIDDIQCSCYTFRHTYAKKYLLNGGDVFTLKSIMGHAQIETTEMYVELFASDLQAQHEKFSPIEHLAEVLHLLPESEVKSK, encoded by the coding sequence ATCTTCTGCCCACACGTTTACCGACGAGCATCTATTCCAACTGCTTGCACTGATGTCTTACTGGATGAAGGTTCCCTGCGAGTTAACCATGGGAAAGGAAGGAAGTCACGTTTAGTTCCGATTGAACGAATTGCCGCGGGTGAATTGAAGCACTATTTGCTGGAACGTGGCAATCTGGAGCATAATGCCCTTTGGGTCAACTTGGATAATCAGCCCTTTTTGCCTGGCGGCATTCGCACGATGATTGCCCGCTACTGCCAAACCGCCAAAATTGATGACATTCAATGCTCCTGCTATACCTTTCGACATACATATGCCAAGAAATACTTATTAAATGGCGGCGACGTCTTCACGCTCAAGAGCATAATGGGGCACGCCCAAATCGAGACGACTGAAATGTATGTTGAATTATTTGCCAGCGATTTGCAAGCCCAGCATGAGAAGTTCAGTCCCATCGAACATTTAGCCGAAGTTCTTCACCTGCTACCCGAGAGCGAGGTGAAGAGTAAATGA
- a CDS encoding tyrosine-type recombinase/integrase has product MNVGRRQNKLEHVENSSQAKQQLSFEDLLHSFILDCKAKNLSPLTLLFYQDSAKQMKGAFLVQQVPFDIYSVSIREIKNHFIAYLFDQGRSDNTVNGRIKAIKQFFKYLFEEGWLTENIAKDLHAVKAKKLMIQTFTKEQVVSIFEQPYQKTFTGYRDFTMMMVLLETGMRIGELCNLKTSDIFFKELEIRITKGKGGRARRVPFQQTCGKIIRKYMDIRGDMETDALFVNMDNEQISTRALQDKMQTYGSVSGITGVRVSPHTFRHTMAKFYILNGGDPFTLRRILGHASLKMVDYYVELFSSDIKQQHKKFSPVENMKRIL; this is encoded by the coding sequence ATGAATGTTGGTCGTCGACAAAACAAGCTGGAACACGTAGAAAATTCAAGCCAAGCGAAACAACAACTCAGTTTTGAAGATCTGCTTCATTCCTTTATTCTCGATTGCAAGGCCAAAAACCTTTCGCCATTGACACTTCTATTTTACCAAGACAGCGCCAAGCAGATGAAAGGCGCATTTCTGGTGCAGCAAGTACCGTTTGATATCTATTCGGTATCGATTCGCGAAATCAAGAATCATTTTATTGCCTATCTGTTTGATCAAGGCAGGTCGGACAATACGGTAAACGGACGAATCAAGGCCATAAAACAATTTTTCAAGTACTTATTTGAAGAAGGCTGGCTGACAGAGAACATTGCAAAAGATCTCCATGCGGTCAAAGCCAAGAAACTGATGATTCAAACGTTTACGAAAGAGCAGGTGGTCTCCATCTTTGAGCAACCGTATCAAAAAACGTTTACTGGTTATCGAGATTTTACAATGATGATGGTGTTGCTTGAAACGGGGATGAGAATCGGGGAGCTATGCAATTTGAAGACGAGTGACATCTTTTTCAAAGAATTGGAGATTCGGATCACGAAGGGAAAAGGTGGACGGGCACGCAGAGTGCCGTTCCAACAAACCTGCGGGAAAATCATTCGTAAATACATGGACATACGAGGAGACATGGAGACCGATGCCTTATTCGTCAACATGGACAACGAACAAATTAGTACACGCGCCTTGCAAGACAAAATGCAGACCTATGGTAGCGTGTCAGGCATTACCGGCGTCAGAGTCTCCCCACACACGTTCCGGCATACAATGGCTAAATTTTATATTTTGAACGGTGGAGATCCGTTTACACTTAGACGTATCTTGGGGCACGCTTCGCTAAAAATGGTTGACTACTATGTCGAGTTGTTCAGCAGCGATATCAAGCAGCAACACAAGAAATTTAGTCCCGTGGAAAATATGAAACGCATCTTATAA
- a CDS encoding lysozyme inhibitor LprI family protein, with amino-acid sequence MKGKILFLFFITIMFSSCQNSSQSTTLNSETNSIMNSELPPDVVSTGNGTESKEITEGRSDASNNEVLTMSIGNLDLKGEFYDEMLRNPIDHDYEVEFNEFQNSKEIITTLGWGALESKYTEIWDKELNQIYKKLLSKLDREPREALIESQKEWLQYHLKETKFVEKTFINNGYLGSKGSVSLGTVIRERIRERTMQLFEYRYLLDGEVEFVYQSEK; translated from the coding sequence ATGAAAGGTAAGATACTCTTCTTATTTTTTATTACGATAATGTTTTCATCTTGTCAAAATAGTAGTCAATCGACTACTTTGAACAGCGAAACTAATTCAATAATGAATTCTGAACTGCCTCCTGATGTAGTGAGTACAGGTAATGGAACAGAATCGAAAGAAATAACTGAAGGTCGATCAGATGCTTCTAACAATGAAGTGTTAACCATGAGCATTGGGAACCTTGATTTGAAAGGAGAATTTTATGATGAAATGCTTCGAAATCCTATAGATCATGATTATGAAGTGGAATTTAATGAATTTCAAAATTCCAAAGAGATTATTACAACATTGGGATGGGGGGCTTTGGAAAGCAAATATACAGAGATTTGGGATAAAGAGTTGAATCAAATATATAAAAAGCTTCTTTCTAAGTTGGATAGAGAACCAAGAGAAGCACTAATTGAATCGCAGAAAGAATGGTTACAGTATCACTTAAAAGAAACAAAATTTGTAGAGAAGACATTTATTAATAATGGTTACCTTGGATCAAAAGGATCGGTAAGCCTAGGCACGGTTATACGGGAGAGAATTAGGGAAAGAACAATGCAATTATTTGAATATCGATATTTGCTAGATGGTGAAGTTGAGTTTGTATACCAAAGTGAAAAATAG
- a CDS encoding enoyl-CoA hydratase/isomerase family protein has protein sequence MFNRKMTGPARFEEYSEKYKDLFLMTRRGGILEVRMHTNGGPLQFDWPVQAAYGHVWSDIGRDPENEVMILTGTGELWQTGNPEVWTTKFRDWPNRRKLEMYHESLRMIENMVHCLDIPTIGAINGTGAHWQLGTLCDITICTEDTAFFDAHYLGGVPPGDGIVLALQKILGSKKAAYYAYTGMNITAQEALDLGLVSEVLPREQLLPRAWELAEMIMQAPRSTRHLTHSIVSHPWKQAFSENQGLQLTHQLNDMAIDEEGIYERLMKLKERFQRNGR, from the coding sequence ATGTTCAATAGAAAGATGACGGGACCTGCACGGTTCGAAGAGTACTCCGAGAAGTACAAGGACTTATTTCTCATGACCCGCCGCGGCGGCATACTCGAAGTGCGTATGCACACTAACGGGGGACCTTTACAATTCGACTGGCCGGTCCAAGCAGCCTATGGTCATGTATGGTCAGATATTGGCCGTGATCCTGAGAATGAGGTCATGATCCTTACAGGGACAGGAGAGTTGTGGCAGACAGGCAATCCTGAAGTATGGACAACCAAATTCAGGGATTGGCCGAATCGCCGGAAGCTGGAAATGTACCATGAGTCACTCCGAATGATTGAAAATATGGTTCATTGCCTTGACATCCCCACGATTGGGGCGATTAATGGCACAGGCGCACACTGGCAGCTGGGGACGCTGTGTGATATTACCATTTGTACGGAAGACACAGCGTTCTTCGATGCCCATTATCTTGGCGGTGTACCGCCTGGAGACGGAATTGTTCTGGCACTTCAAAAGATACTGGGAAGCAAAAAAGCAGCATACTACGCATACACGGGAATGAACATTACTGCACAAGAGGCATTAGACCTCGGTCTGGTCAGTGAGGTACTGCCTCGTGAACAGCTTCTTCCACGGGCATGGGAGCTGGCAGAGATGATCATGCAGGCACCCCGCTCTACAAGACATCTAACTCATTCGATTGTGTCGCACCCTTGGAAACAAGCTTTTTCGGAGAATCAAGGTCTTCAGCTTACCCACCAATTGAACGACATGGCCATTGATGAAGAGGGGATTTATGAGCGGCTGATGAAGCTCAAGGAACGTTTTCAGAGGAATGGGCGATAA
- a CDS encoding transcription initiation factor TFIIIB yields MRNEECCPECGGTKFGEGKSHGEARVYPMKKMLTLGSDVTHVICITCGFILKSFVKEPHKFEDK; encoded by the coding sequence ATGAGAAACGAAGAATGTTGTCCTGAATGTGGAGGAACAAAATTTGGGGAGGGCAAGTCGCACGGCGAAGCTAGGGTATATCCTATGAAAAAGATGCTAACATTAGGATCAGATGTTACTCATGTAATTTGTATAACGTGTGGATTTATTTTAAAAAGTTTTGTTAAAGAGCCACATAAATTTGAGGATAAATAA
- a CDS encoding response regulator transcription factor, which yields MFNILVVEDDANTQKLLCAVLKHGGFNAYPVKNGLEALSRMEGQRFDLIVLDLMMPEMDGYQLCKELRSVGDHIPILMVTAMHDITDKHQGFLAGTDDYLTKPFDEQELLFRIKALLRRAQAASEHKLVLGETTMDYNALTVTRGAEQTFLPQKEFYLLFKLMSYPDKIFTRLHLMEVIWGQDTEIDSHTLNVHINRLRDKFRGNPDFEIVTVRGLGYKIAKRV from the coding sequence GTGTTTAATATACTTGTGGTCGAAGATGATGCCAATACGCAAAAGCTGCTCTGCGCTGTGCTCAAGCATGGAGGGTTTAATGCCTATCCGGTTAAGAATGGGCTCGAGGCGCTGAGCAGGATGGAGGGGCAGCGCTTTGACTTGATTGTGTTGGACCTGATGATGCCGGAGATGGATGGTTATCAATTATGCAAGGAATTGCGCAGCGTTGGGGACCATATCCCGATCCTGATGGTGACGGCTATGCATGATATCACGGATAAGCACCAAGGCTTCCTTGCGGGGACGGACGATTACCTGACGAAGCCGTTCGACGAGCAGGAACTGCTGTTTCGTATTAAGGCACTGCTGCGCAGAGCGCAGGCTGCCAGCGAGCACAAGCTCGTGTTGGGAGAGACCACAATGGATTACAACGCGCTAACGGTTACGAGAGGAGCGGAGCAAACTTTTTTGCCCCAAAAGGAGTTTTACTTGCTGTTCAAGCTGATGAGCTATCCTGACAAAATATTTACTAGATTGCATTTAATGGAAGTGATTTGGGGGCAGGATACCGAGATAGATAGCCATACCTTGAATGTCCATATCAATCGATTGCGCGACAAATTCAGGGGCAATCCGGATTTTGAGATCGTGACGGTGCGCGGGTTGGGATACAAGATCGCGAAGCGCGTGTGA
- a CDS encoding HAMP domain-containing sensor histidine kinase, whose amino-acid sequence MPSRHRIVPQKISLAFSLVALVFVVMVLSIGSAGLLAFLLYRAGLLDMNQPAPMRGVYVLLYISLFLGVVIAALLSRCSVRPIRDMMEATSKVAKGDFSAEVTAKGSIVFELDALAASFNKMVQELKGIESLRSDFVRNFSHEFKTPIASISGFAKLLKKGGLSEEDKQEYLDSIIQESERLVGLSTSILNLSKVENIEIVSEKSVYRLDEQVRLAILILEPKWSARNLQLELALDDEIEICGNKHLIQQVWINVLDNAIKHSSGGGALKVGLWQRGGAVVFRLEDQGCGMSQETMRRMFDKFYQGDASRTMVGNGLGLTLVKRIVELCEGSIEVESELNRGSIFTIRLPLRAE is encoded by the coding sequence ATGCCAAGCAGGCATAGAATTGTTCCACAAAAAATCAGTCTGGCGTTTTCCTTGGTAGCGTTGGTATTTGTGGTCATGGTGCTATCGATTGGTTCCGCAGGCTTGCTTGCTTTTTTGCTTTATCGGGCAGGTCTGCTCGACATGAATCAGCCGGCGCCGATGCGCGGGGTGTATGTGTTGTTATATATCAGCTTGTTCCTGGGGGTGGTGATCGCCGCGCTGTTGAGCCGATGCTCGGTGAGGCCGATCCGGGATATGATGGAAGCCACGAGTAAGGTGGCGAAGGGGGATTTTTCCGCTGAGGTGACGGCGAAGGGAAGCATTGTTTTTGAGCTGGATGCACTCGCGGCGAGCTTTAACAAGATGGTGCAGGAGTTGAAGGGGATTGAGTCGTTACGCAGTGATTTCGTGCGGAATTTCTCCCATGAATTCAAGACTCCGATCGCCTCGATCAGCGGCTTCGCCAAATTGCTGAAGAAGGGTGGCCTCAGCGAGGAAGACAAACAGGAATATCTGGACAGCATTATTCAGGAATCCGAACGATTGGTCGGTTTATCGACCAGTATTCTCAACCTGTCGAAGGTCGAGAATATTGAGATCGTGAGCGAAAAGTCCGTCTATCGCCTGGACGAGCAAGTCAGGCTGGCGATCCTGATACTGGAGCCGAAGTGGAGTGCCCGCAACCTCCAGTTGGAGCTTGCCTTGGACGACGAGATCGAGATATGTGGCAATAAACATTTGATTCAGCAGGTGTGGATCAATGTGTTGGATAATGCGATTAAGCATTCGAGCGGTGGCGGGGCGCTAAAGGTTGGCTTATGGCAACGCGGTGGGGCGGTGGTATTTCGTCTTGAGGATCAAGGATGCGGGATGAGCCAAGAGACGATGCGGCGGATGTTTGACAAATTTTATCAAGGCGATGCTTCTCGTACAATGGTGGGGAACGGACTCGGATTAACGTTGGTAAAGCGCATCGTCGAATTGTGCGAAGGATCGATTGAGGTGGAAAGTGAGCTTAATCGAGGTTCAATTTTTACAATCAGGCTACCTTTGAGGGCAGAATAG
- a CDS encoding phosphotransferase-like protein, with amino-acid sequence MDKGKIIFLNGVTSSCKTSIVEAMQDYSEPFFYVVANDLFENTIGDKHLQTDYWKYLSEAIIMMYHTAKLFSDHGKNVLIDGILVERPELKPHYDKVQDIFAGYPLDMIEVYCPLDLCRKRNIERGDRREDQSDEQNKIMSQHIRYSCSVDTSLNTPEECAEMIITSVFKK; translated from the coding sequence ATGGATAAAGGGAAAATAATATTTCTGAATGGCGTAACCAGTTCATGTAAAACTTCAATCGTAGAAGCGATGCAAGATTACTCTGAACCCTTTTTTTATGTTGTGGCCAATGATCTTTTTGAAAATACGATTGGTGATAAACATTTGCAAACAGACTACTGGAAGTATTTAAGTGAAGCCATCATTATGATGTATCATACAGCAAAATTATTTTCGGATCATGGAAAGAATGTTTTAATCGATGGGATACTTGTTGAAAGACCGGAATTAAAGCCGCATTATGATAAAGTCCAAGATATATTTGCTGGATATCCTTTGGATATGATTGAGGTGTACTGCCCGTTAGACCTTTGTCGTAAGCGAAATATAGAACGTGGTGACAGAAGAGAAGATCAATCCGATGAGCAAAATAAAATAATGTCCCAACACATCCGTTATAGCTGCTCAGTCGATACGAGTTTGAATACGCCGGAAGAATGTGCAGAAATGATTATCACATCAGTATTCAAAAAATAA
- a CDS encoding IS3 family transposase gives MKPTPKREWQQRLLVKIKEIIGEHEDNTNYGVRRILLALSQIEITTSYSTVYRIMKKHGLLQKVKHHPSGITREDAAAQKSENLIQRDFSASAPNRKWLSDITEIPCSDGKIYLSAVLAYRACLAKCGAIQSMSGTGRCYDNARMESIFATLKKEKLYKIKTEHYPMAHVKSIIFRYIMVYYNRQRIYTTYPGGWPPTIYRERMLSQAA, from the coding sequence TTGAAGCCCACACCCAAACGGGAGTGGCAACAACGCCTTCTGGTCAAAATTAAAGAAATCATCGGAGAACATGAAGACAACACGAATTACGGTGTCCGCCGTATTCTGCTGGCGCTGTCACAAATAGAGATCACGACCAGCTACAGCACTGTCTACCGCATCATGAAGAAGCACGGCCTACTGCAGAAAGTGAAGCATCATCCAAGCGGTATTACACGCGAGGATGCCGCAGCTCAAAAGAGCGAGAACCTGATCCAGCGAGACTTCAGCGCTTCAGCACCGAACCGGAAGTGGCTATCGGATATCACGGAGATCCCTTGCTCAGACGGCAAGATCTATCTGTCCGCGGTGCTGGCATACCGAGCGTGTCTGGCAAAATGCGGTGCCATTCAGAGCATGAGCGGCACAGGGCGCTGCTATGACAATGCAAGAATGGAAAGCATCTTTGCTACGCTGAAGAAAGAAAAGTTATATAAGATCAAAACCGAGCACTATCCGATGGCGCATGTCAAATCGATCATCTTCCGATACATCATGGTCTACTACAACAGGCAGCGGATCTACACCACGTATCCAGGGGGCTGGCCCCCAACGATTTATCGTGAAAGAATGCTGTCACAAGCAGCTTAG
- a CDS encoding ABC transporter ATP-binding protein: MRTIRRDTMGNTNVIQLENVSKSFGNYQAVHNLSLEVNRGEVIGFLGLNGAGKTTTIKMLLSLLRPSSGSIYMLGSKVDAGNYKLWEKVGYLEEAIFYPELTVTENLDIARRMHLISDRNSIARVIEQLDLGAHKDKKARTLSLGNKQRLGLAKAMLHNPEVLILDEPINGLDPASVVEIRELLLDLSRNQGVTILISSHLLEELSKLVDRISIMHKGQLIQDMKVSQMEQALQKSVILDGRNRVALMRILTEHGYSYEEAADGRLALAEGRAITQPEKIAEILVRMGQPPTHLSVVTEDLEGYFLRMIRTEGRKQA, from the coding sequence ATGAGAACAATCAGAAGAGACACCATGGGCAATACCAACGTCATCCAGCTTGAGAATGTCAGCAAGAGCTTTGGCAATTACCAAGCCGTGCACAATCTTTCATTGGAGGTGAATCGCGGGGAGGTAATCGGCTTCCTTGGGTTGAACGGAGCCGGCAAGACAACGACCATCAAAATGCTGCTTTCGTTACTGAGGCCATCATCCGGCAGCATCTACATGCTTGGGAGCAAGGTAGACGCCGGCAATTACAAGCTATGGGAGAAGGTTGGCTATTTGGAGGAAGCCATCTTTTATCCAGAACTTACGGTTACGGAAAATCTGGACATTGCCCGCAGGATGCACCTGATCTCAGACCGCAATTCCATTGCTCGCGTCATCGAGCAACTTGATCTGGGAGCTCATAAGGACAAGAAGGCCAGAACGCTATCCCTCGGTAACAAACAACGGTTAGGATTGGCAAAGGCTATGCTCCACAACCCGGAGGTATTGATACTGGACGAGCCGATCAACGGACTTGACCCTGCCAGTGTTGTCGAAATCCGGGAGTTGCTGCTCGACTTGTCGCGCAATCAAGGCGTCACCATCCTCATCTCCAGCCACCTGTTAGAGGAATTATCCAAGCTGGTGGACCGTATAAGCATCATGCACAAAGGGCAGCTCATCCAGGATATGAAGGTAAGCCAAATGGAGCAAGCCCTGCAAAAAAGCGTCATCCTGGACGGACGCAATCGCGTTGCCCTGATGCGTATTCTTACAGAGCATGGGTACAGCTATGAAGAAGCCGCGGACGGGCGCTTGGCCTTGGCAGAAGGCCGAGCGATCACGCAGCCGGAGAAAATCGCAGAAATTTTAGTGCGAATGGGCCAGCCGCCGACTCATCTGAGCGTCGTGACGGAAGATCTGGAAGGTTATTTCTTGCGCATGATCCGTACAGAGGGGAGGAAGCAGGCATGA
- a CDS encoding L-serine ammonia-lyase, iron-sulfur-dependent, subunit alpha: MRSLTELFKIGSGPSSSHTMGPEKAARIFRSENEDADQFKALIYGSLAKTGKGHMTDKAIIRALSPAPAEVQFAPQPDFVLPHPNTMDLFAYKDGRQIAFMRAASIGGGDIVIEGREETHGPDVYPENSFAEISAFCKANHIRLSDYVEQREGKQIWDFLQGIWEAMKRSIDEGLSVTGILEGGLHVERKAKYLYHQGHVDESPETRENRIVSAYAFAVNEQNAAAGTVVTAPTCGASGVVPASLRYMQEKMQVPDARILRALAVGGLIGNLVKQNASISGAQCGCQAEVGTACSMAAAALAELSGMEIDQIEYAAEVAMEHHLGLTCDPINGLVQIPCIERNAVGAMRAINALSLAKFLSGTRKISFDLVVQTMYETGQDMNSRYRETAEGGLAKLYKIDS; encoded by the coding sequence ATGAGATCGTTGACTGAGCTATTTAAGATTGGCAGCGGACCGTCCAGCTCCCATACCATGGGGCCGGAGAAAGCGGCCAGAATCTTCAGATCAGAGAATGAAGACGCAGACCAGTTCAAGGCGTTGATCTATGGTTCCCTTGCCAAAACAGGCAAAGGCCATATGACGGATAAGGCCATTATTCGGGCATTGTCACCCGCTCCAGCGGAGGTTCAATTTGCTCCACAGCCTGACTTTGTTCTGCCCCATCCCAATACCATGGACTTGTTCGCTTACAAAGACGGGCGGCAAATCGCATTTATGCGTGCTGCCAGTATCGGCGGCGGGGATATCGTAATTGAGGGGCGGGAGGAGACGCATGGGCCTGATGTTTACCCGGAGAACAGCTTTGCAGAGATCAGTGCCTTTTGTAAAGCGAATCATATCCGTCTAAGCGATTACGTCGAACAGCGTGAAGGCAAACAGATCTGGGATTTCCTCCAAGGCATCTGGGAAGCAATGAAGCGTTCAATCGACGAGGGGCTATCCGTCACAGGTATTCTGGAAGGCGGTCTTCATGTCGAACGCAAGGCGAAATATCTCTATCATCAGGGGCATGTGGATGAGAGCCCTGAGACACGTGAGAACCGGATCGTCAGCGCGTACGCTTTCGCCGTCAACGAACAGAATGCCGCCGCCGGCACAGTCGTAACGGCCCCGACCTGTGGAGCCAGTGGTGTTGTGCCTGCTTCGCTCCGTTATATGCAGGAGAAGATGCAGGTCCCGGACGCACGGATCCTCCGGGCTCTGGCCGTTGGCGGGCTCATTGGCAATCTGGTCAAGCAGAACGCCTCGATCAGCGGCGCTCAGTGCGGCTGTCAGGCGGAGGTGGGCACGGCTTGCTCTATGGCAGCGGCTGCACTGGCTGAATTGTCAGGTATGGAGATCGACCAGATAGAGTATGCGGCGGAGGTTGCGATGGAGCACCACTTGGGGTTAACCTGTGATCCAATTAACGGACTGGTTCAGATCCCTTGCATTGAGCGGAATGCTGTCGGTGCGATGCGGGCGATCAATGCGCTGAGCCTAGCTAAATTCTTGTCTGGTACCCGTAAAATATCTTTTGATCTGGTTGTGCAGACCATGTATGAGACAGGCCAGGATATGAATAGCCGTTACCGTGAAACGGCAGAAGGCGGGCTCGCTAAGCTCTACAAAATTGACAGTTAA
- a CDS encoding DUF3626 domain-containing protein, with product MSNNRQLTTSQNAAIEYISHCARSQKKEAQASLKEIFQLSNIPWNTFEEAVHKLRSHARVALHFHPDRPVVELKSVAQSLFEQGIYKSQFETLISNGSVSAYSGGPRDLWEEKLFGGAYQLEGVTNFERPKYGALHLLLHPDGPSPRFGSCYFLLKPNVSHRCTFTFGGSQDDPKEKGTVEELDDILSALFTDAFFRDYAIGEKDLTPKKLIEQLLYNLERPLEDPSKLAPYRNLNHFIETQIHGDIVLEDDVEILVADPSFKGTEIGNYLEQICIKYSIELFWHMGFAMRAEEVPSDFRGPTMPSLAKRIASNGNIDASVIGNAVNDLKRNPDLWSDRGNYEEVLQELKYMWHILVRYGNSMDSILSNSISDQKNL from the coding sequence GTGTCGAACAACAGACAACTTACAACATCTCAGAACGCTGCAATTGAATACATAAGTCATTGCGCGAGATCCCAAAAGAAAGAGGCTCAAGCATCACTCAAAGAAATTTTTCAGTTATCCAATATTCCTTGGAATACCTTTGAAGAAGCAGTTCATAAGCTTAGATCCCATGCAAGGGTGGCTTTGCATTTTCATCCTGATCGTCCGGTTGTAGAGTTGAAAAGTGTGGCCCAATCATTATTTGAGCAGGGGATCTATAAAAGTCAGTTCGAGACTCTCATATCCAATGGGAGCGTATCGGCTTATTCAGGTGGTCCAAGGGATCTTTGGGAAGAAAAACTATTTGGCGGAGCTTATCAGTTAGAGGGTGTAACCAACTTTGAAAGGCCAAAGTATGGGGCTCTTCATTTGTTGTTGCATCCGGATGGGCCGTCTCCACGATTCGGATCTTGTTATTTTCTTTTAAAACCGAATGTTTCACACCGCTGTACGTTCACTTTCGGTGGCTCTCAAGATGATCCGAAGGAAAAGGGGACGGTTGAGGAATTAGACGATATTTTATCTGCGCTTTTTACGGATGCTTTCTTTCGGGATTATGCTATTGGAGAAAAAGATCTGACTCCTAAAAAATTGATAGAGCAGCTATTGTATAATCTGGAACGTCCGTTAGAGGACCCATCAAAACTGGCTCCATATCGGAATCTTAACCATTTTATCGAAACTCAAATTCATGGAGATATCGTTCTTGAAGATGATGTGGAAATTTTAGTGGCTGACCCATCGTTCAAAGGAACAGAAATAGGGAATTACTTAGAGCAAATCTGCATCAAATATTCCATTGAACTATTTTGGCATATGGGATTTGCGATGCGTGCGGAGGAAGTGCCCTCTGATTTTAGGGGTCCAACCATGCCATCATTAGCGAAGCGGATTGCAAGCAATGGTAACATTGACGCAAGTGTGATCGGGAATGCTGTCAACGATTTGAAACGCAATCCTGATCTCTGGTCTGACAGAGGTAACTACGAAGAAGTGCTTCAGGAATTAAAATACATGTGGCACATACTCGTTCGATATGGTAATTCGATGGATTCCATTCTCAGTAATAGCATCAGCGATCAGAAAAACCTCTAG
- a CDS encoding ABC transporter permease, with translation MKLLSLLHNEARKIWRSVVFWVMLGAFTALPLMIAMFNSSTAHWDAYFAELLGSIGALLVVGFSFTSAWVFGVEYTNNTIKDILVKPVPKTYTVLAKFIAIAIWNTGMAIFTFAVIAGAGSLIGVGGGSISAVLHVFWPFMAASLLIMLVSTTSAFIANLTRGYLAPIGVTFVIVIVSNVVVQLGFGPYFPWTIPVLLLTGAELHWSSMAILAATGLAGFAGTVAWWRFAENK, from the coding sequence ATGAAGCTCCTTTCACTCCTTCACAACGAAGCTCGTAAAATATGGCGTTCTGTCGTCTTTTGGGTTATGCTCGGGGCCTTTACGGCATTGCCCCTGATGATTGCTATGTTCAACAGTTCCACAGCGCACTGGGACGCCTACTTCGCAGAGCTGCTCGGCTCCATAGGTGCCTTGCTCGTCGTAGGATTTTCATTCACTTCCGCCTGGGTTTTTGGAGTGGAGTACACGAACAATACCATCAAGGACATCCTTGTGAAGCCGGTCCCCAAGACCTATACGGTATTGGCGAAATTTATCGCCATCGCGATCTGGAATACAGGAATGGCTATTTTCACCTTTGCGGTCATCGCGGGCGCGGGTTCCCTGATTGGCGTCGGCGGAGGATCCATATCCGCAGTCTTGCATGTTTTCTGGCCATTCATGGCCGCCAGCCTGCTGATCATGCTCGTCAGCACGACGAGCGCTTTCATCGCCAATCTCACCCGAGGCTACCTCGCACCGATTGGAGTCACCTTTGTCATTGTCATCGTCTCCAATGTAGTCGTGCAGTTGGGCTTCGGACCTTATTTCCCATGGACGATTCCAGTCCTGCTGCTAACCGGAGCCGAGCTCCACTGGAGCAGCATGGCGATACTTGCTGCCACAGGACTAGCAGGATTCGCCGGAACGGTGGCTTGGTGGCGATTTGCCGAGAATAAGTAA